Proteins encoded together in one Cicer arietinum cultivar CDC Frontier isolate Library 1 chromosome 4, Cicar.CDCFrontier_v2.0, whole genome shotgun sequence window:
- the LOC101511124 gene encoding glycerol-3-phosphate acyltransferase RAM2: MASSTFPTVNKCSSIGREKHTVVADMDGTLLIGRSSFPYFALIAFEVGGVLRLLIYLLSSPIAAFLYYFISESAGIQVLVFASMAGMKLSSIESVARAVLPKFYSSDLHPESWRVFSSCGKRCVLTANPRIMVEPFLKEFLGADMVLGTEIASYKGRATGLICKPGILVGDKKAQVLKKTFGDQKPDVGLGDRVTDAPFMALCKEGYIVQAKPKVKKVTSDKLPKPIIFHDGRLVQKPTPLIALLIILWIPIGFPLACLRIAAGSLLPMKIVYYAFKALGVRVIVKGTPPPPIEKNSKNNQSGVLFICSHRTLLDPIFLSTALGRAIPAVTYSVSRLSEIISPIKTVRLSRDRATDASMIKKLLQEGDLAICPEGTTCREPFLLRFSALFAELTDELVPVAMVNRMSMFHGTTARGWKGMDPFYFFMNPSPVYEVNFLNKLPKELTCGSGKTSHEVANYIQRVIASTLSYECTSFTRRDKYRALAGNDGTVVEKPNKANKVMGC; encoded by the exons ATGGCTTCTTCAACCTTTCCAACAGTGAACAAATGCAGTTCAATTGGTAGAGAAAAACACACAGTAGTAGCAGACATGGATGGAACTTTACTAATAGGTAGAAGTTCCTTTCCATATTTTGCTCTTATAGCTTTTGAAGTTGGTGGTGTTCTTAGACTATTAATCTATCTCTTATCTTCACCAATTGCTGCTTTTCTCTACTACTTCATCTCCGAATCGGCGGGAATACAAGTTCTAGTCTTTGCATCAATGGCTGGAATGAAACTTTCAAGCATAGAGTCAGTAGCAAGGGCTGTTCTACCGAAATTCTATTCGTCAGATCTTCATCCCGAGAGCTGGCGTGTGTTTTCTTCGTGCGGTAAGCGGTGTGTTCTAACGGCGAATCCGAGGATTATGGTTGAACCTTTCTTGAAGGAGTTTTTGGGTGCTGATATGGTTTTGGGGACTGAGATTGCTAGTTATAAAGGAAGAGCTACTGGGTTGATTTGTAAACCTGGAATACTTGTTGGTGATAAGAAAGCTCAAGTTCTTAAGAAGACTTTTGGTGATCAAAAGCCTGATGTTGGACTTGGTGATAGAGTCACTGATGCTCCTTTCATGGCTTTGTGCAAG GAGGGTTACATAGTACAAGCAAAGCCAAAGGTAAAAAAAGTGACAAGTGACAAACTTCCAAAACCCATAATTTTCCATGATGGAAGACTAGTACAAAAACCAACACCTTTAATTGCATTACTCATAATTCTATGGATCCCTATAGGTTTCCCTTTAGCATGTTTAAGAATAGCTGCAGGATCACTTCTCCCAATGAAAATAGTGTATTATGCCTTCAAAGCACTTGGTGTTCGTGTCATTGTTAAGGgaacaccaccaccaccaattgaaaaaaattccaaaaacaaCCAATCAGGAGTCCTCTTCATTTGCTCTCATAGAACCCTCCTTGACCCTATCTTCCTCTCCACCGCCCTCGGCCGCGCTATCCCGGCCGTTACCTACTCAGTTTCCCGTCTCTCGGAGATCATCTCCCCGATTAAAACGGTAAGGCTTAGCCGCGACCGCGCTACCGATGCATCAATGATAAAAAAACTTTTACAAGAAGGTGACTTGGCAATATGTCCGGAAGGAACGACTTGTAGAGAGCCTTTTCTTCTTAGGTTTTCGGCCTTGTTTGCCGAATTAACCGATGAGCTTGTTCCGGTCGCTATGGTTAACCGAATGAGTATGTTTCATGGAACCACGGCAAGAGGGTGGAAAGGAATGGACCCTTTTTACTTCTTCATGAATCCTAGTCCTGTTTATGAGGTAAATTTCTTGAATAAGTTGCCTAAAGAGTTGACTTGTGGTTCGGGAAAGACTAGTCATGAAGTGGCGAATTATATACAAAGGGTGATAGCTTCAACTTTGTCTTATGAGTGTACTAGCTTTACTAGAAGGGATAAATATAGAGCACTTGCTGGTAATGATGGAACTGTGGTGGAGAAGCCTAATAAGGCCAACAAAGTAATGGGTtgctaa